The DNA segment GATGCACTACGCACTACTGCAGTTGATAACTAATAACGTAGCTGATGGATACTCCCTGGAAATTCCTGGTAACTCTATGATAACTCGAGGTTCTACCAGTTTCACAGTTCTGGATGCGAGGTACAGAAAGGGTGAAAATGATGCATGCAGTAATTGTGCAGCTATTGTGTACTCCCAAGCTGATAATAATGTACAGCAGACAGAGCACACAGTTGTCTGAAAAATCCGCATTGCGAAGAATAAGAACTTTTTGATAGTACAGTATTTGGTACTGCCAATTTAATCTTCAACACTATTAAGAGAATTCATCAGGATCATGAAACTAACAAGCTGTACTTGCCATCCCCACACCAAGCTACCACATTGCACAATGCACGCACACCATCCACCTGCTGCAATAATCACACCGCACACCTCATTCGGGACACCGAGAATCATAGCTGCTGCTAATTGATCGACGACAGAATCCACTACTACTAATTAAGACctgcaagcatgcatgcacatctgcCAATCATGTTTCATGTCTGTCAAGATCTCTGCTAGCTGCTAATTATGATCGATCAAAGACGGAAGCTAATTAAAACCAGCAAGCATGCATTTGCATGCATCTTTATGCATGTCTGTaagcaagagcggatctacagGGCGATCAAGCCTCCTACCGGTACAGCGAACTTGGGAGCCCCTAGCGccccattcattttttttaaagattttttcaAACTATTTCCTCTATCCCACCCTCTTGACTTGAAGACCCTAGCTATAGAAGTAATTTCTATAAGATCCGGTCCTTAAAAAAGATCCTTTTATCTATAATGACACATGTTCACTCTTTCTTCTCTTCAGATTAAATATTAGATTATGGAATGGATAGTATGAATGGGATCTCACGAGGATATTTCTAGATCGAATCCTATAAATTTGCTTCCCGTAGCTATCACCCGTTGCACTCTACTACAGGAATCACTAAACTCTAAAACAGATACGCACAATTATAAGTGGTTCTTTGGAAGGtgaaagaggaagagaaaaacaGCGCCCTACTTACCTTCCCTGCCTCGGTCAGTGTCCGTAAGGAGATCCACAGCACAAGATCAATTAGCGTCGTCCGGGAAGCGCGCGAGGACACCAAACCAACCAAAGGCCGCACCGCACCTAAGCGCGCGTGATTAGGCCGGCCGCCATCCAGGCTTTGGCTCTCCAAAACGTCCTTTCATCATTCCCCTCTATCCTACACACATTGTACAAGATCACAGTTCAACTCGCATTCCTTTGCTTCCCTTCTACTCCCCTCCTCcattatctctctctctccacattTGGTGGCCCGGCCGTCTTGTAATGAAGACCACCACCATTTTCCATCTCCTCCACACGTAACCACCTCCTCACtaaggaaaaggaaaatatcCATCACTACTAGCATGCGCTCCACACTAAACTTTCATCAACATCTAAAGTGGCCACTTACAACTGATAAAACACATGGCCCCACATTCCCCCTCACTAAAAAGTAAAAATCAACGACAGCCCGGAAGGAATTCGTAGGTTATTTATCAAAAATGGTCCGCTACCGTCGACGGATCGCAAAATGTGTGAACCGATCGTCCGATGAAAAATGCATACAAACGCCATATCGGATCAAGAAATCAAGGGTCAAGATCGTCTTCGGATCGGCTTTTCTTTACCCCctccaccaaaaaaaaaaaaaccaatggAGAAAAGAAAACATGCATATACACATGACAATGGCGAAAACATTTCTTTACAAGGATGAGTTACAAATTAGTTAGTTACCTGCAAGGCCCCCACATGACTAGGTGCCAACATATACACATCTCTAGTCCTGCATGATGCCAATCAGAGCCAGAGCAAGTGTtggcctctctcctctcttttcttctcttctcttgcaCACACACATACCTCTACTAGGCAGCTCCTCAACAACACAGGCAACTTAAGCAAGCGAGAAGAGCGTCAGCTAATGACCACACTTCCGGCCACaattctcctcctcctgctcctcctcgcattgccaccgccggcggccgtGGCGCTCACGGCCGAGGGCCTCGCGCTGCTGGCGTTCAAGGAGGCGGTGACCGACGACCCGTGCTCGGCGCTCTCCAGGTGGTTCGAGTCGGACCCCGACCCGTGCCGGTGGCCGGGCGTCACCTGCGCCAACGCCTCGGCCCCTCCGTCGCCGCACGTGGTGGGAGTGGCCGTGGCGGGCAAGAACATGTCCGGGTACATCCCCTCGGAGCTGGGCTCGCTGCTCTTCCTCCGCCGGCTCAACCTCCACGGCAATCGCCTCGCCGGCGCCATCCCCGCCGCGCTCTCCAACGCGTCCTCGCTCCACTCAGTGTACCTCTACGGGAACCGGCTCACCGGCGGCCTCCCCGTCGCGCTCTGCGACCTCCCGCGGCTGCAGAACCTCGACGTGTCCGGGAACGCGCTCTCCGGGGAGCTGCCCCTCGACCTCCGCAACTGCCGCAGCCTGCAGCGGCTCGTGCTCGCCAGGAACGCGTTCACCGGCGAGGTGCCCGCGGGCATCTGGCCGGAGATGGCCAGCCTGCAAAAGCTCGACCTGTCATCCAACGCGTTCAACGGCTCCATCCCGCCTGATCTCGGCGAGCTCCCGAAGCTCGCCGGCACGCTCAACCTCTCGCACAACAGGTTCTCCGGGGTCGTGCCGCCAGAGCTCGGCCGGTTGCCGGCGACCGTCACCCTCGACCTCCGCTTCAACAACCTCTCCGGCGCCATCCCGCAGACGGGTTCCCTCGCCAGCCAGGGCCCCACCGCATTCCTCAACAACCCCGGCCTCTGCGGCTTCCCGCTCCAGGTCCCCTGCCGCGCCGTCCCGCCGCCGACGCAGTCGCCGGCGCCACCAGCGACAACCAGTCCGTTAACCTTCACCTCGTCGGACCGGCACCAGCCGCTCAAAACAAGCCTGATCGCGCTCATCTCCGTCGCCGACGCCGCCGGCGTCGCCCTCGTCGGCGTCATCATGGTGTACATATACTGGAAGGTCAAGGACCGGAAAGAAAACCGCCTCCGCAGCCATGACAACGACGACGGCGGCAGCAGCAAGAACGGACTCTGCCGCTGTATGTTGTGGGGCCGCGGCGGCACGGACGACTCGGGTGCGTCCTCGGACAACGACGAAGAAGCCGGTGGTGGCGACGGCAAGTACAACAACGGCAGCGAGGGGGAGCTGGTGGCGATCGACCGCGGGTTCCGCGTGGAGCTGGACGAGCTGCTGCGGTCGTCGGCGTACGTGCTGGGGAAGGGCGGGAAGGGGATCGTGTACAAGGTGGTGGTGGCCAACGGGACCACGCCGGTAGCCGTGCGGCgcctgggcggcggcggcgggggcgcggACCGGTGCAAGGAGTTCGCGGTAGAGGCCCGCGCCGTGGGGCGTGCGCGGCACCCCAACGTGGTGCGGCTGCGCGCGTACTACTGGTCCTCCGACGAGAAGCTCGTCGTCACCGACTTCGTCGGCAACGGCAACCTCGCCACGGCGCTGCGCGGTAAGCACACACTACCACTGCTGCtgctaatagtttttttttttgtcaggttTAGATGCGTTGCGTTGTAGTTAATTGTTTATTAGCGTTGGCTTATTCCGAATTTTCTTATTGGAGAAACGTGGTAGATGCCGCGATCGTGATTTGATTAATGCCGTGATTTGATTTGGCTAATTTTGCACCAAAGCACATGCCACATCCAAAAAAGAACCTACTGAAAACTCCTGGAAATGTAGAATGTGCTACGCAAAATTTCAAAATCAAACTCAATAGTAATTGCAGATATCGTCCATTCATCATCTTTTAGTTTTACTCTCTGCATCTTAACTGAGAATTCTACCCTCTGGCTTTCGCGGGTTctcaatacattttttttttaggtTTTCACGTGTAATTTGTGCCCCAAAAAATAGCCTCAAATTTGCATTCATATAAGGATGAAAAAAACACAAGATCCAGTATACAACATACTGGTGCGTACAAGGGATGACACAGCACAGTGtagtattaatgatgatccttGGTAGCACTCCAACCGCATATTGTAGTACAGTAAACTAGATGTTGGGTGCTTGCAAAACTGGCAACAATTTTCGACAATAATTTCTGAAATGTAgttcaacaaatttttttaacatatatcAATAATATCGGAAACAAAGTTTAACTGTTTCTGAAACGTTCACAAGTTAGCAATCTCCTATATTTTTCCTCCACCCAAATATATACAGTAGTGTACAATTAGAAACATTGGAAATTAAAAGGAACTCTGTCGAGGTTATATACTAGCTTTTATGAAAATCTTCTTGTCTGGAGTACCGACCGGCAATAATGCACTATTTCCGAAGAAAAATGTTAGGTTCTATCAAGCTAGTTGCATTTCAACTTTTGTTATATCTTTCCTCGAAAAAGGGTTACATATTTAAACCTAGAGAACATAAAAACGAGATGGGTTTTTCCCATGCCTCTGAACGGACTCGATCGTCATCGTCAGCAAGGAAATTCCCATAGCCAATTGTAAGAAGCAATCATGTGACCTCCTCGAGAGTATAGTGATAGAGCCTCAGCTTGAGACCAGCAAGAAAGCTTCCAAATATGGGGCTGAAGGAGGCACACCGGCTTGTCCCCCTGGCGGCTGGACCACGTTCATCCATGGCATGCTCGGCATCGATCTTTGCAGCTGGATGCACGGATGGTCCTTGCATCTCCCCTTTCTGATCATTTTCCGGTGTTCCTGTTACCATTGTCTTTTGACTCGCCCAGAAGTAACTCCTCGAAGGACTACTAGTCGGCGCATGACCCTCAATAATTTGGGGTCCTCACCAATCAAACATGCATGCCTGGTAGCAAGGGTCAGGTGTATATTTACTCAAGAGTGTAACAAATAAATTGGTTCAAATAGCAGTGGCTGAACCCCCAGTTAGTCCCATAGCAGTAGCATGTAAGGCCAAGCAATGGAATCTGCAAATGGCAGCCTGTGTGCACAGGCAGGCACCATGTTTTTATGCAAGACGCAAGTTCTTGTTTCTGTCCCCGAGAATACAGGAGAGCTGCGTATCATCAAGCGATATTCTTCTACATCAGTATATATTCGCTTGCGCGCTTGAATCAATGAAAAGTACAAAGATAGGTACTAATTAAAAGAATGTACCATATATTAATTACCTTGCTGATGATTTATTAGATAGTTTCATAGTACAACTGTACAAGAAACGAGGAGGGAACAGAGTGGCATGCTATGCTAAGATTAGTGTTTGACAAAAGCTTTACATCACATCTTACCAAGCTGACAAGCTCCAGAGCAGCAGCCTTTCTCACTTGGGGCACTACACGGGCAACACAAGGGCAGAAAAGGCCCGCCGACGGAATGGAAGGTCCCTTTCGTCCTTCCTTTCCACCCTCCTGCAGCTGCAGAGCAGAGCCTGGAACAGAGGAGCCAAAAAAAGCAGAGACCTTTCTAAGCCTGAACCTTTGTCACTCTCGTGGCCTAACAGCATGCATATTATTCTCTCCTGGCCTGGGGCTAATTGAAAATTTGAAATCAAAGACAATGAAAGCTATTCATGGGAGAGAAAAGGTGAAAAGAAGGTGATGATTGGGCATGTGTAGCAGAAGCACGCCTGGGTGATGCATGATCAGAACGCTAATGATTAGTTGTTGAGGCTGGTAATGCCAGATTTTGGGGCTTTAAGGGTTAATGGGACAAAGCTTGGCAACTTTGCATGCATGCTCTTAGAGAAAGGAGAGTTTTAGAGAGCTAACTAGCATGAGTGGTGTGACAATAATTTCTGAACAAATGTTTCATTTGGGAAGAGCCTCTCTCTTTTTCGTTTCTATTTCAGCTCCATCTTTGAGTCATGCAATATCACATAGAAAAAGAATTATTGGTCACTGTGCAAGTGCCTTTGGGGCATTCACAAGGAAAgatgcatgcagatgcagcagTGCCCATGAACAGTGAGCAGGCAGCCATGGCTCATGGCTGCAGCAAGCAGTGTGCACTGCTGCACTTGCTGGCTTGCAGGCGTATTGCCTGGCCTCTAAATGCATCCTTTTTTTAACAACGAAATGTATCCTCATTTACCTTCAGTTTTCAGCAATATTTCAACCATGTAGTCTCTAtgtacaaaatagaaaaaaaaacatgtatgtATTCTCCAAATGATCCATTGCACAACTGGTTGCTAGTAGCCATGCAAAGCCAAACTGCGTGATGCGATCTAGTTCATGCgtgcctaattttttttttttaccaatttttttgttgatttttcatgCAGGTCCAACATAATTTGCATTTTTGACAATACAGAATTTTGAAGCCATCGCATATCAATCCACATTGGTGAAAAAAACATATCAATCCACACAGAAA comes from the Phragmites australis chromosome 22, lpPhrAust1.1, whole genome shotgun sequence genome and includes:
- the LOC133904284 gene encoding receptor protein kinase-like protein ZAR1 yields the protein MTTLPATILLLLLLLALPPPAAVALTAEGLALLAFKEAVTDDPCSALSRWFESDPDPCRWPGVTCANASAPPSPHVVGVAVAGKNMSGYIPSELGSLLFLRRLNLHGNRLAGAIPAALSNASSLHSVYLYGNRLTGGLPVALCDLPRLQNLDVSGNALSGELPLDLRNCRSLQRLVLARNAFTGEVPAGIWPEMASLQKLDLSSNAFNGSIPPDLGELPKLAGTLNLSHNRFSGVVPPELGRLPATVTLDLRFNNLSGAIPQTGSLASQGPTAFLNNPGLCGFPLQVPCRAVPPPTQSPAPPATTSPLTFTSSDRHQPLKTSLIALISVADAAGVALVGVIMVYIYWKVKDRKENRLRSHDNDDGGSSKNGLCRCMLWGRGGTDDSGASSDNDEEAGGGDGKYNNGSEGELVAIDRGFRVELDELLRSSAYVLGKGGKGIVYKVVVANGTTPVAVRRLGGGGGGADRCKEFAVEARAVGRARHPNVVRLRAYYWSSDEKLVVTDFVGNGNLATALRGRQGQPVLSWSARMKIAKGTARGLAYLHECSPRRFVHGEVKPSNILLDADFTPRVADFGLARLLAVAGCAPDGPPSSGGGGGLLGGAIPYTKPASASDRGGGGYHAPEARAPGARSTQKWDVFSFGVVLLEMLTGRGPNDHASPSTSASFSAPVSGSTATDRSGSGEHGVVPEVVRWVRRGFEEDARPVAEMVDPALLRGHGAPALPKKEVLAAFHVALACTEVDPELRPRMKAVADSLDKIGS